GTTGGTTTAAAAAACGCCATAAAACTCACAAACACGACAAGGCCGTCTGAAATGTGGTCTTGGGACATCATCCTTGCCCTGCTCGCCGTCGGCAGCGCGGCGGGCTTTATTGCCGGACTATTCGGCGTAGGCGGTGGCACGTTGATCGTCCCTGTCGTCTTATGGGCATTGCAACTGCAAGGTATAGGCGGCCACCCCTATGCACAGCATCTTGCCATCGGCACTTCCTTTGCCGTCATGGTGTTTACCACCTTCTCTAGTATGTACGCCCAACATAAAAAGCACGCCATCGATTGGGCGACCGTCCGCCGGATGACGCCGGGCATGATACTTGGCGTACTCCTCGGCGCAGCAACGGCAAAATATATGCCGACGCTGGCTTTGCAAGTTTTCTTTATTGCATTTCTTGCCTTTATCGCACTTAAAACCCTACGCGATTCCAAACCCAAACCTTCACGCACCCTGCCTGCCCTCCCCGGCCTGACAACCGTCGGCACGCTTTTTGGGGCGGCTTCGAGTTGGGTCGGTATCGGTGGCGGCTCGCTATCCGTTCCATTTCTACTCTATTGCAACTTTCCGGCACACCGCGCCATAGGCACATCTTCAGGTTTAGCATGGCCGATTGCGATTGCCGGCACCATCGGCTATTTTGCCAACGGTTTGCATATTGCCAACCTGCCTAAAGGCGCGGCAGGCTTTATCTATCTTCCGGCCGTGGCCATATTGAGCATTGCCACCATCCTCTTTGCTCCGCTCGGCGTAAAAACGGCGCACAAGCTGCCCGCCCGAAAACTCAAAATCGCCTTCGGTATTATGTTGCTGCTGATTGCCGCCAAGATGGCTTGGAATTTGATACATTAAATCTTTCTTGTGAAAAGGCCGTCTGAAAATCTTTCAGACGGCCTTTTTGATTGCAAAACAACAAACTAAATAAAACCTTTTTACCTTACCCGATTTGCCCCATCTCAAATACAGCCAAGCGCCATATCGCCCATCCTGCCACCAACAATCCGGCGCACAAACGAACCATGCGTTTTTGCAGAAAGGTTTTCAACTGCGCTGCAAATATGCCCATCGCAAGCAGGTTCGGCAATGTCCCCAATGCAAACGCCAGCATATACAGCCCGCCGTGCAAAGCATTGCCGCTGCCCAAGGCATACAAAGACGCGCTGTACACCAAACCGCAAGGCAGCCAACCCCAAAGCACGCCGACGCCGAAACAGGCAGGCACCGATTTAATCGGCAACAATTTGTTCAGCAAAGGATTCAGGCGTTTCCATATCGGTTTTCCGATGCCTTCGATTTTGGTTGCGGCAGTCGAAATACCGGCAAGATACAGTCCAAGCAAAAGCAATAAGACATTGGCGGCAATATACAAACCGTTTTGAACTGCGCGTGTATCGTCCAAGGAAATGCCGACCTGCCCGACCAAGCCGACCAGAAGGCCGATGACGACATAGCTACTGATGCGCCCCAAGTTCAACAATACAATCAGCCCGATTCGGTTTAAATGTGGCGGCAGCTGCAAAGCAAATGCGCTGCTCAATCCGCCGCACATACCGACGCAATGCGTTCCGCCAAAAAAGCCGAGCAGAAAAAGAGTAAGAAATGTGATTTCTTGATTCATGGTTTTTAATGATTCAAACGAA
The sequence above is a segment of the Neisseria perflava genome. Coding sequences within it:
- a CDS encoding sulfite exporter TauE/SafE family protein, whose amino-acid sequence is MWSWDIILALLAVGSAAGFIAGLFGVGGGTLIVPVVLWALQLQGIGGHPYAQHLAIGTSFAVMVFTTFSSMYAQHKKHAIDWATVRRMTPGMILGVLLGAATAKYMPTLALQVFFIAFLAFIALKTLRDSKPKPSRTLPALPGLTTVGTLFGAASSWVGIGGGSLSVPFLLYCNFPAHRAIGTSSGLAWPIAIAGTIGYFANGLHIANLPKGAAGFIYLPAVAILSIATILFAPLGVKTAHKLPARKLKIAFGIMLLLIAAKMAWNLIH
- a CDS encoding sulfite exporter TauE/SafE family protein, with product MNQEITFLTLFLLGFFGGTHCVGMCGGLSSAFALQLPPHLNRIGLIVLLNLGRISSYVVIGLLVGLVGQVGISLDDTRAVQNGLYIAANVLLLLLGLYLAGISTAATKIEGIGKPIWKRLNPLLNKLLPIKSVPACFGVGVLWGWLPCGLVYSASLYALGSGNALHGGLYMLAFALGTLPNLLAMGIFAAQLKTFLQKRMVRLCAGLLVAGWAIWRLAVFEMGQIG